The Patescibacteria group bacterium genome window below encodes:
- a CDS encoding pilin, with translation MIKKNQIFFFLLLLFSLFFYANSFVLPVHAETEPLLTSDIIAAAECKDGCSISVFMKVVIQAAKIILGLVGSLTLLMFVYGGFMLLVSAGNTERIQKGKDILLGSIVGLLIVFGSYIFINFVINDLLGAQGDFKFTGSSSIETSTQSAVVGVRQCPNRDETCIQPNEKCFYMDGHIEILGTRTGYCGVGHCCKLPELTSLTCRQRSGSCGVVTCTNNQENLGKLDCPNNSVGMAGVCCRNKPETGNQGNE, from the coding sequence ATGATTAAAAAAAACCAAATATTTTTCTTTCTCTTACTCCTCTTCTCTTTGTTTTTTTATGCCAACTCTTTTGTTCTGCCCGTTCACGCAGAAACAGAACCTTTATTAACTAGCGATATTATAGCGGCAGCTGAATGTAAAGATGGTTGTTCAATTTCCGTTTTTATGAAGGTAGTGATTCAAGCAGCTAAGATTATTCTGGGACTAGTTGGCTCCCTTACCTTATTAATGTTTGTCTATGGCGGTTTCATGCTTTTGGTATCTGCCGGTAACACCGAGAGAATACAAAAAGGTAAAGATATTTTATTGGGCTCAATAGTTGGTTTATTAATTGTTTTTGGTAGTTATATATTCATTAATTTTGTAATTAATGATTTATTGGGAGCCCAAGGAGATTTTAAATTTACCGGTTCTTCTTCAATCGAGACTTCAACACAAAGTGCTGTTGTGGGAGTTCGCCAATGTCCAAATAGAGATGAGACTTGTATTCAACCCAATGAAAAATGTTTTTATATGGATGGCCATATTGAAATATTAGGAACAAGAACAGGCTATTGTGGTGTGGGGCATTGTTGTAAATTACCAGAACTCACTTCTTTAACTTGCAGGCAAAGATCTGGTTCTTGTGGCGTCGTAACTTGTACAAACAATCAAGAAAATTTAGGTAAGTTAGATTGTCCAAACAATAGTGTGGGAATGGCAGGTGTCTGTTGTAGAAATAAACCGGAAACAGGAAATCAAGGAAATGAATAA